DNA from Candidatus Binataceae bacterium:
TGAGTGTGCCCAAGCTGACGCATCTGGCGAGGGAGCGCGCGAAGCCGCTCATCCCGGAACTGAGCGGTGACGCTCTGCAGAACTTCCTGCTCAAGCCCGTTCTCGCCGCGGAGCAGCTCGGAATCGACTACCTGCTCGTGGCGCAACGATGGTGGGGCACAGGGCAGGAAATCGAGGGATCTTCGTATGATTGTATCGCGATGACCGCCTTCTACGCGGCGCGCACGCAACGCATCAAGTTGATTACGGCGATTCATCCGGGATTCTTCATGCCCGCGCCGATTGCGAAGTGGGGCGCAACGATCGACCGCCTCACAGGCGGGCGATGGGCGATCAACGTGACCTCTGGATGGCACGAAGCCGAGTTCGGGATGTACGGCGCCGAGCTGGTCGAGCATGACGAGCGCTACGTGCGCTCGCGCGAGTTCATCGACATCCTGCGCGGCGCGTGGTCGCGCGACGATTTCAGCTACGAGGGCCGCTACTATCGCGTTGCGAATCTCAGGCTCGAGCCGCGCCCGTCAACGGATGCGCTCGAGGTATGGCAGGGCGGACAGTCCGAGACCGCGCGCGACATGGCCGCATCGCATTCTGACTGGATGTTTCTCAACGGCGGGCCACCCGAAAAGATCGGCGCGATTATCAGGGACGTTCGTGCGCGAGCGGAAAAACGCGCGCGCCGCGTCCGCTTCGGCCTCTATGCGATCCCGCTCTGCCGCGAGACCGATGCGGCCGCCGACCGCGACATCGCGGCGATGCTGAGCTCAATCGATCCCAAAACCATCGAGCAGCGCAAAGCCCGCACCGGCGGCGCGCAAGGAATGTGGAGCTCGCACGCCGATCCGCTGACCCATCTCGACACCAACGAAGGCTACGCCAGCAGGCTTATAGGCCGCCCGCAAACGATCGTCGAACGGATGCTCGAGTTCCACGACCTGGGCATCGAATGCTTCCACGTCGCACTCAACGATCAGCTATTCAACCGCGAAGTCCTGCCCGAGATTCGGAGGTTAACTGCGAGTCGATAGATAAGGACGACGCCGAGGGATGAGGAATACATCGATGAATCTGAAAACGGCGGGGGCTTTTGCGCTTACTGATTCGATGACCGGGGCTCAGCTCACCGCGTATGTGCGCGAGGTCGAGCGGCTTGGATACAGCTCATTCTGGTTTCCTGAGGCGTTCGGCCGCGATCCCTTCGCGCTCGCGGCGCATCTCCTGAGCGTCACGGAGAAGATTGTCGTCGGCACCGGTATCGCGAACGTCTGGAAGCGCGAGCCGATCGCAATGATCGGCGCCGCACGCACTCTTACCGAGCTTTACCCTGATCGATTCATACTTGGCGTTGGTGTCAGTCACGGTCCGATGATGGCGCAGCTCGGGATCAAATACGCCAAGCCCGTCGATTACATGCGCGATTACCTGGCGCGGATGAAGGCCGCTCCCTACTCGGCACCGCGCGCGAAGTCCGACCCGCCGATCGTCATTGCCGCACTGATGCCGAAGATGCTCGCGCTCGCGGCCGCGGAAACTCACGGCACCTTCCCGGTTTACATCACGCCGGAAAAAACCGCACAGATGCGCCAGTCGCTCGGCGCAGACAAATGGATTTGCGTTCAGCAGGTGGCGCTGCTCGAACGAGATACCGCGAAGGCTCGCAGCGCCGCGCGCAAGGTGCTCGCGTTCTACCTGACGCTGCCGAACTATCTCGCGAGCTTCAGGACGATGGGATTTGGCGACGCGGATTTCGCAAACGGCGGCAGCGATCGCCTGGTCGATGGCCTGATCGCATGGGGCGACGAGGATACGATTCGCAAACGCGTCGATGCTCACTACGCCGCTGGCGCGACACATGTCTGCATTACCGCCGTGCCGTCGGAGGGCGCGTCGCTGGAGCGGACGATCCTGCCCGATACTCACGCACTCGCGGCGCTCGCGCCTCGTTGATGAGCTATTGAGTTACGGGGCAACAGGCTTCATACCAATCTGTTAACGTTCTTCGCGCGTATCTCGATTGGGTGAAGTGGCCAACGGACAAAAACCTGAGCCGACCGACCGCGAGCTGGTTGCCGCGATGGCGCGTGGCGATGCTGACGCGCTCAAGGCGCTCAGCGCGCGCTACAGCAGGGTGCTCGTGGCGCTCGCGCGGCGTATCGTTGGCAACGACGCCGACGCCGAGGAAATCGGCGCCGATGCGCTGTGGCAGGCATGGCGCAGCGCGGGCACGTTCGATCCGGCACGCGGTTCCGTTTCAGTGTGGCTCGTCACGCTCGGACGCAGCCGCGCGATCGATCGCCTGCGCGCGAACAAGTCGCGCGAGTTTCGACCCGAGGCGAACGATATCGCCGCGGAGACCACCGATCCTCGCGACGATATCGATCTGGCGGAACGTGCCGTTGTTGTGCGCGCTGCACTCGCGCAACTTGAGTCCAACGAGAAGACCGCGCTCGAAATGGCGTACTATTCGGATCTGTCGCAATCCGAGATCGCGACGAAGCTCGGAATTCCCTTGGGTACGGTGAAGACTCGAATCCGGAGCGCGATGATCAAGATGCGCATGGCGCTTGCGCATGGCCGAGGCAATTAGCGGTGGAGCACGAGGAAATAAAAAATCTGCTGCCGCTGGCCGCGCTCGATCGGCTCGATGCCGATGAGCAGCGCCTACTGGACGAGCATCTTGGCGAATGCGCTGAGTGCAGCGCCGAGTTGCGCGAGTTTCGCGAGACCGCCGCCGCTCTCGCAACGGCTCTGGAAGCGCCCGCGGTCGAAGATCGCATATGGAATCGCCTCGAGGCGCGCCTGAATCCTGTTCGCTCCGCTTCGCCGATCAGCAACCGGCAGGCTGCCGTGCGACGCGCGACGTTATGGCGTCCGGCAGCGCTGGTGATGACCGGCGTTGCGGCGGCAGCCTCGATCTACGCATTCGTGACATCGGCGCGTCTCGGCAGCATCGCTCAGCAGCGCTCGCAGGAGTTGGCATCGCTCAACCAGGAGATCACGAACCTGCACTCAGACCTCTCCATGACCCATGGTGAGGTCGCGATTTTTCGCCGCGTGCTCGACGAGCGTCAGCGCCTCCAGAAGGTCCTCACGCAACCCGATCTCCAGCTGACGCGGCTCGCGCCGCTCAAAGCCGCGCCGCACGATGCGCGGGCGATCGTTGCGGTCAGCGCTGCGAACCACGCCGCGATGATCCAAGTCAGCGGCCTGCCGTCGCCTCCGTCGGGCAAGACCTATGAGCTGTGGTGGATCACCAAGGAGAGCGGTCCCATTGCCGCGGGATTGTTCGGCACCGCGGCGGATGGCGGCGTGGTTGCCAAGGCCGAGCTTCCTCCGCCCGGCGAGCACGTGATCGCGACGGCGGTCACGCTCGAACCCGCAGACGGCGTGAGCAAGCCGACCGGCGAGATGTATCTGAAGGGAAGCTGAGCAATCCATGCGGTTGGCGCGCTCGTATCTTCGGCATGAACAACCTGTCTGTTGTCGAGAATCGCGAACGCTTCGACCTTGATAAATATTTGCGAGTTGCGGGCGCTACGCGTCCGGAACTGTTCGATTGGTCCGCGCCCGGGCCGCGGCTCGACGACGATTCGCTCTTCTGTCTCGGTTACATGATGGACATCGAGTTGCACACGATTGTCTACATGCGCGAGATGCTCTCGACGCAGGTCATCGAGGACCCTGCGATCACGGCTTTCCTGTCGTGCTGGGGCTATGAAGAATTTTTTCATTCGCGCACGATCGCAAAGCTGCTCGAGAGCCAGGGGGCGAGTATCGACGAGCAGCGCTTCGTTGAGCTCCGCCAGCGCAGGGCGGCCGACCACCTCGAGCAGAAAGTCGCGCGAATCGTGTCGCGGCTCACGCGGCATTTCCCTGCAATCCACATGACATGGGGCGCAATCAACGAATTGTCAACGCTCACCGGCTACCAGGCGCTTGCCGACCGCGCGCGGCATCCGCTGTTGACGACGGTGCTGTCGCGAATCATCAAGGACGAGCGCCGTCACTTTTCCTTCTACTTCAACCAGGCGCGAATCCGGCTCAAGGATCGCGCAGCGCAACTCCTGACCTCGTTTGCGGTGCGGCGATTCTGGAGTCCGGTCGGGAGCCCCGTGCGCGGCGATTCCGACATGCGCCACGTATGCCGCACTTTATTCAGCGATGCGCGTGGTCCTGGCCGCCTCGCACTGATCGACTCGACGATTGCGCGGCTGCCCGGCTTCGAGTGGTTCGACCTCGCCTCGCGACGATGCCTGGGTGCATCGCCGCGCCAAGCGATCAATCACGCGAACAGGCTGGCGAACGCTGAGCGATAGCTCCACGCGAGGAACAGTTCGATGAGGCATACGACGATCGCGATCGGCAATCCGCCGGGCGCGAGGTTCGCGTGGAAGAAAAAGATGTTGATGACGACCGGCGCTAACACGGTGAGGGCAAATGGAACCGCGAATCCGATCAGGAGAAGTAAGCCGCCGATTACCTGTGCCGCGAACATCAGCGGCAGCACGTAGCCGGTCGCCGCGAGCGCACCGAGGAACGCACCTGCCGCGGCAGGCATCGGCATGTTCGGGATGAAATGAAAAAAGCCGTTGAGGCCGAATATCGTGAATACCAGTCCCAGCAGCAAGCGGAGAATCAGCGTCAGTGTTTTCATTCACGCCTCCCGGTAGATGAGCGAGTCCACGCCCAATCTACCGTTGCGCGCGCGCCGCACAAGATGCTTCGTGATGTGAGGTGGTCAGTGGGCGGCGGCGCCGCCAGCCGGGCGGAATCTTCGCAGCAGTAGAAACGCGGGCACGAATACCGCCGCGAGTATCGCCATCATGCGATAGATGTCGTTGTAGGACATCAGCGTCGCCTGCGTCTGGATCGTGTTGTAAACCATGCCGAAGCCCTGATGCTGACTCGTAGCAAGTCCCTGGATTAGTCCGAGATGCGGCGCGCCGGGTGCAGCCGCTGCGGTGCGGTCGAGCCGCCACGCGTCGAAAATCGTGAAGTGCTCGGTAAGGTACGACTGATGAACCTGCTGGCGGCTGTTGAGCATATTGGTGACGAGCGAAATTCCGATCGCAGAACCGGTGTTGCGCATCATGTTGTAGAGGCTCGCCGCGTAGCCCATCCGCTCGCGCTCGACGCACGAGAGCGTGGCCGCGGACATCGTGGGGAAAATCAGGCCGCTGCCGAGACCGGAAATGAAAATCGGCACCAGCACGTTGTGCATCCCAACGCTGAGCGTCCAGTGCCCCATCTGCCACAAGCCGATCGCGACGATCGCGAATCCAACGCCGACCAGAGGCCGCGTATCGACAGCGCGTCGGGAGAGCTGACCTATCAGCAACATCGAGATCAGGGTGCCGACGCCGCGCGGCACCACCGCCAGGCCCGCCTTCCACGCCGAGTAGCCAAGCAAATCCTGAAAGAACAACGGGTTCAGCAGGTTCGAGCCGTAAAGCACCAGCACCATCGCCATGATGATCATGACCGAGACGTCGAACATCGGGATCTTGAGGATGCTGAGATCGAGGATCGGCTCGGGGAAGCGAATCTCGTGGAAGACGAGGAGCACGAGCGCGATCACCGCCGCCGCCGTAAAGACGCATACCCATGCCGACGCGAACCAGTCGGCGCGCTGTCCACGATCGAGCACGATCTGCAGGAGGCCGAGGCCGAGTGCCAGGTACGCAATGCCGAGATAGTCGATGCGGCGCGCCTTGGCGCGTGAGGCTTTCAGGTACGCGGGATCGTGCACGAAGATGTAAACCATGATCGCCGCGAGAATTCCGGTCGGCAGGTTGATGTAGAAATTCCAGCGCCAGTTCCAGTTGTCGGTGATCCATCCGCCGAGCGTCGGGCCCAGCACCGGCGCGACCATCAGGCCGACGCCCCATGTCGCCATTGCAAGTCCCTGCTCGGCAGGCGGAAACGTCTCCATCAGGATCGCCTGCGACGAGGGAATCATCGCGGCGCCGGCCGCCCCCTGGATCAGCCGAAAGATGACAATCTGTGTAAGCGAGCCGGCCGCGCCGCAGAGACCCGACGCGACCACGAACACGAGCACGGAAACCAGAAAGTAGCGCTTGCGGCCGAAGCGCGCGGAGATCCATCCCGTCAGCGGAATCATGATTCCGTTGGCGACGATGTAACTGGTCAGGATCCAGGTGACCTCGTCGGTGCTGGCGGAGAACGTGCCCTGCATGTGCGGCAGGCATACGTTGACGATCGAAGTGTCGAGCACTTCGAGCGTCGCGCCGAGCATGACGGCGATCGCGACCAGCCACTTGTGCGAGCCGGCGCTTTCGAGTTCGGGCCTGGGCGCGGGCCGCGCGTCGCCCTCAGCGCCAGGCGCGCGAGGGGGTGATGATACCGCAGTGGCCATGAAGCAGACGACTTACGCGGGCAACTCCGATCGGACAGAGGGCGCCACCGCGCCGCTCCTCCTTGAATGATGACTGACTGGTCGGTTATTATCAAGGGCATGCCGAGAGTAGCCGCTGCGCACCGCGAGGAATACGCGGAAGCTCGCCGCGATCAGATCCTGGAGGCGGCGCTGCGCATCTTCGCCGAGAAAGGCTTCGCCGAGACCACGATGGACGAGGTCGCCGCCGACGCCCATCTCGCCAAGGGCAGCCTCTATTTATATTTCCCGACCAAGGAAGAGCTCTTGCGCAAGCTGCTCGGACGCTTCACGTTGCTGCCCGATCTGCCGCAGATCATGGAATCGATTCGCGAGCTGCCGCCGCCCGCCGGTATTCCGAAACTCGTTGCGCAGATCTGGCGCCGCTTCGCCGATCGCAAGGAGCTGGCGCGCGTCGTCGTGCGCGAGATTCACAGCAACGCCAAGCGGGCGCGGCTCTTCAACGAGGAAGTCGGGCTCCGCGCCTATCGCCTCGTCGCCGACTATCTCGCGAAATGGATGAAGCGCGGCGAGCTGCGGCGCGCCGACCCGCTCGCCATGGCACAGTGTCTGATTGGGATGCTGTGGTTCTTCCTGCTCTCGCAGGAGCTGATGAGCGGCAAGGAAATCCATCCGTTGTCGGATAACGCGATCGGACGGATGGTCTCGGAGTTATTTCTCGAAGGCGCCGGTCCTCGCTCCACAGCCCGCCCGCGAAAAACCAAGTAGCTATTGCGTCGTCTTTTATTGCCCGACCGTGAACGACCACGAATACGGCTTCGAGTCGGCACTGATCGAAACCTGGTAACGGCCCGGCTTGAGCGGTTGGCGCGCAATGACGAGCGCCGCGCCCCATCGCGACAGGACACGGCGCGCGGTCGCGTCGCCTTCGCTATCGCCCGAGAACGATTTCGCGGTAACGACGCAGCTTTCGACTTCGGTTCCATTTAGTGACAGCGAGTGATCGGTCACCTCGACCGAGCCGCTCGGACCGTTGCCCTGGCCGAGCTGAAGCGAGATTCCGAATCCAGTCGGCGCGGAATAATCGGGGCAGGCTTTGATCGCGTTGGGCCAGTCGGTTCCATCGTAGGCGCTGAGACTGACGGTCGAGCCATCGGGCGGGAACTCGACCGGCGACTTCAGGTGCTCTATCGCGAAGGGCAGCGGCCCTTCGTCAGCGTTCCACATCCTGTCATGCTGCTCGCCCTCGTAGAGCTGAAGGAAACGCGCTTTCTCGAGGCCGACGCGCGCCGTGATGACGACGGCACATTGCGAATCGGTGCAATATCCCCCGACGCCGATCCGCTCGAGCTGCGGACTCAGCACGCCGACTATTGAAGTGATCGGCATCGCCACCAACTGATCCATGTACTCGGTTCCGGTGATATCGAGTCTCTTCGCACTGAGCACAACTGCGTAATACGCTGCCGATGCGCCGGCATCAGTATAGAAAGGCTTGCCCTTATCCTCCGTCAGCCACGGCGCGAGCGGCGGGCTCTCTTCATTATCATCCTTGTTCCCCTTGGGCTGCGGCTTGGGTGCGTTGACCGATATCCGCTTGTCTTTTAGCGTGAATGAGCCGCCCATGATTCCGTTCGCAACCAGATAGCGCGCATGAAGGGCGGCGCCGTTGCTGAGTCCGGGATCAAGCCGGAGCGGCGGCAGCTTTGCCATCGCGCGATAGTAGTTGGATCGCGCGTGCCCGCTCGCGATGAAATCGGCCACGCCGGCATTGGGATCCGCCGCGCGCGCGGGAGCGGCGAGCATCGCGGCGATCGCGAGCGCTACAACGAGGCGGACGACTTTCACTGGCTGACAGGCTCGGAGCACAAGCCCTTGGAGCGCAGAAAGGCAACACCGTCATCGGAGATCGCCGGACCGCGCGCCACGCTCGCGTAAGTCACCGACTGAAACTTTGTATTGATTCCGCAGTGAACCGTGATGTCGGGAGCGCCGTTCGGCATGTCGATCGGTACGGATACGTCTTCGGTCATCGGCTGGTTCTGCTCTTGCATCCGTTGGTCGGCATCCATGCCGTTCATCGTCACCGTGCCATGCCGGACTTCGCCGCATATCCGTGCCGCGTCAATCTTGCAGCCTTTCGCGGCGAGACTTGTTTCTGTCTGGTTGCCGCCGACGCTGCATCCCACGACGAGCGATAACGAAATCAGCATTACGAGCGAGACAAGCTTGCGACTTTTCAACGGGCGCACCCCCTCTATGGCATACCGTCAATATTAAACAGTCAATCTGTTACCAGATGATCGCCCGGCGATCCAAGCCCTGACCCGAAGTGAGCGGCTACGAGCAGTAGCCGTTGGAGCGCAGGTAGATCTGGTCGTTGAAGGTCAGGTTCGAGGGCTGGGCGATGCGAACGTAGGTGATCGATTGATCGCCGGTGTTGATACCGCAGTGCACGTCGATGTTCGGCTCGCCCATCGGCATCCGAATCGGCACGATGAGCTCCCGGATCACGTTCTGGCCGGGCGTCGAGGCGAAAGTATGCCGCATGTCGTGGCAGATTCTCGCCCCGTCGATCGCGCATCCGTTGGACGCCACCGGCTCCTCGGATATATCGGCCGTCGGGCCGCATGCGACGCATGTCAAGGCGATCAAAATTGACAGAGCGACGATCGAAATTCTCACCGGCAATCTCATTTTGCGGCTGCGCAATATCCTTTCGAGCGGAAGTATTCTGCCGCGCTCTCGGTCATGTCCGCGTCGCTCAGGACCGAGGAACCGAGCACCGCCTTGCTCTCGACGTCGATCTGGCATCGAATCGTGAAGCTCGCGCCGTTTTCGGGAACTGTGACCGGCGCGTAAACGTTGCGCGTCAGCCGCTCCTGCGCCTGCATCACAGGGGTCATCACAAGCGTCTTGCTCACCTCGGCGCAAATTTTCGCCGTATCGATATTGCAGGTCTTTGGCATCGTATCGCCAGCCGGCTTGTTGCGCGCGCCGCAGGCCGCAAGCGACGTCGCGATCAGGATGTAGAGCGCTGCCCGCGGAATTCGCGTCGTCATTTTTCTCAGCA
Protein-coding regions in this window:
- a CDS encoding CAP domain-containing protein, coding for MKVVRLVVALAIAAMLAAPARAADPNAGVADFIASGHARSNYYRAMAKLPPLRLDPGLSNGAALHARYLVANGIMGGSFTLKDKRISVNAPKPQPKGNKDDNEESPPLAPWLTEDKGKPFYTDAGASAAYYAVVLSAKRLDITGTEYMDQLVAMPITSIVGVLSPQLERIGVGGYCTDSQCAVVITARVGLEKARFLQLYEGEQHDRMWNADEGPLPFAIEHLKSPVEFPPDGSTVSLSAYDGTDWPNAIKACPDYSAPTGFGISLQLGQGNGPSGSVEVTDHSLSLNGTEVESCVVTAKSFSGDSEGDATARRVLSRWGAALVIARQPLKPGRYQVSISADSKPYSWSFTVGQ
- a CDS encoding DoxX family membrane protein, yielding MKTLTLILRLLLGLVFTIFGLNGFFHFIPNMPMPAAAGAFLGALAATGYVLPLMFAAQVIGGLLLLIGFAVPFALTVLAPVVINIFFFHANLAPGGLPIAIVVCLIELFLAWSYRSAFASLFA
- a CDS encoding sigma-70 family RNA polymerase sigma factor: MANGQKPEPTDRELVAAMARGDADALKALSARYSRVLVALARRIVGNDADAEEIGADALWQAWRSAGTFDPARGSVSVWLVTLGRSRAIDRLRANKSREFRPEANDIAAETTDPRDDIDLAERAVVVRAALAQLESNEKTALEMAYYSDLSQSEIATKLGIPLGTVKTRIRSAMIKMRMALAHGRGN
- a CDS encoding DHA2 family efflux MFS transporter permease subunit, producing MATAVSSPPRAPGAEGDARPAPRPELESAGSHKWLVAIAVMLGATLEVLDTSIVNVCLPHMQGTFSASTDEVTWILTSYIVANGIMIPLTGWISARFGRKRYFLVSVLVFVVASGLCGAAGSLTQIVIFRLIQGAAGAAMIPSSQAILMETFPPAEQGLAMATWGVGLMVAPVLGPTLGGWITDNWNWRWNFYINLPTGILAAIMVYIFVHDPAYLKASRAKARRIDYLGIAYLALGLGLLQIVLDRGQRADWFASAWVCVFTAAAVIALVLLVFHEIRFPEPILDLSILKIPMFDVSVMIIMAMVLVLYGSNLLNPLFFQDLLGYSAWKAGLAVVPRGVGTLISMLLIGQLSRRAVDTRPLVGVGFAIVAIGLWQMGHWTLSVGMHNVLVPIFISGLGSGLIFPTMSAATLSCVERERMGYAASLYNMMRNTGSAIGISLVTNMLNSRQQVHQSYLTEHFTIFDAWRLDRTAAAAPGAPHLGLIQGLATSQHQGFGMVYNTIQTQATLMSYNDIYRMMAILAAVFVPAFLLLRRFRPAGGAAAH
- a CDS encoding TIGR03620 family F420-dependent LLM class oxidoreductase codes for the protein MNLKTAGAFALTDSMTGAQLTAYVREVERLGYSSFWFPEAFGRDPFALAAHLLSVTEKIVVGTGIANVWKREPIAMIGAARTLTELYPDRFILGVGVSHGPMMAQLGIKYAKPVDYMRDYLARMKAAPYSAPRAKSDPPIVIAALMPKMLALAAAETHGTFPVYITPEKTAQMRQSLGADKWICVQQVALLERDTAKARSAARKVLAFYLTLPNYLASFRTMGFGDADFANGGSDRLVDGLIAWGDEDTIRKRVDAHYAAGATHVCITAVPSEGASLERTILPDTHALAALAPR
- a CDS encoding TetR/AcrR family transcriptional regulator; protein product: MPRVAAAHREEYAEARRDQILEAALRIFAEKGFAETTMDEVAADAHLAKGSLYLYFPTKEELLRKLLGRFTLLPDLPQIMESIRELPPPAGIPKLVAQIWRRFADRKELARVVVREIHSNAKRARLFNEEVGLRAYRLVADYLAKWMKRGELRRADPLAMAQCLIGMLWFFLLSQELMSGKEIHPLSDNAIGRMVSELFLEGAGPRSTARPRKTK
- a CDS encoding anti-sigma factor, with the protein product MEHEEIKNLLPLAALDRLDADEQRLLDEHLGECAECSAELREFRETAAALATALEAPAVEDRIWNRLEARLNPVRSASPISNRQAAVRRATLWRPAALVMTGVAAAASIYAFVTSARLGSIAQQRSQELASLNQEITNLHSDLSMTHGEVAIFRRVLDERQRLQKVLTQPDLQLTRLAPLKAAPHDARAIVAVSAANHAAMIQVSGLPSPPSGKTYELWWITKESGPIAAGLFGTAADGGVVAKAELPPPGEHVIATAVTLEPADGVSKPTGEMYLKGS
- a CDS encoding LLM class flavin-dependent oxidoreductase, encoding MANQILTCTWAPTTLSVPKLTHLARERAKPLIPELSGDALQNFLLKPVLAAEQLGIDYLLVAQRWWGTGQEIEGSSYDCIAMTAFYAARTQRIKLITAIHPGFFMPAPIAKWGATIDRLTGGRWAINVTSGWHEAEFGMYGAELVEHDERYVRSREFIDILRGAWSRDDFSYEGRYYRVANLRLEPRPSTDALEVWQGGQSETARDMAASHSDWMFLNGGPPEKIGAIIRDVRARAEKRARRVRFGLYAIPLCRETDAAADRDIAAMLSSIDPKTIEQRKARTGGAQGMWSSHADPLTHLDTNEGYASRLIGRPQTIVERMLEFHDLGIECFHVALNDQLFNREVLPEIRRLTASR